One genomic region from Methanomassiliicoccales archaeon encodes:
- a CDS encoding DUF92 domain-containing protein: MSFLENLLVVLVLCAALSVISYRLRLLTVSGSVASFVIGMVIGLFGSINWLIVLIAFALLGFAVTRFRLELKTRKGLQEGKKGERAYRNVLANGLIPACVAVLAWAFSVQGGTAASLVYLTAVSVAASDTIASELGVLSPKTRLITSFQSVPAGTDGGVSIYGTAWAFVGALVASLVGWLVILNSLPLDLTVLVPVIFGFIGCNVDSVIGATLERRGYVDKLGTNISSMAIGTLAAFLVVLWLGIR; this comes from the coding sequence ATGTCTTTCCTGGAGAACCTGCTAGTGGTGCTGGTTCTGTGCGCCGCCCTCAGCGTCATCTCCTACCGGTTAAGACTACTGACGGTGAGCGGAAGCGTGGCATCCTTCGTCATCGGCATGGTCATAGGGCTCTTTGGCTCCATCAACTGGCTCATCGTGCTCATCGCCTTCGCTCTCCTGGGGTTCGCGGTCACCAGGTTCCGCTTGGAGCTCAAGACCCGCAAGGGACTGCAGGAAGGGAAGAAGGGAGAGCGGGCCTATCGCAACGTCCTGGCGAACGGCCTGATCCCGGCATGCGTGGCCGTCTTGGCTTGGGCCTTCTCCGTTCAGGGCGGAACGGCAGCCTCCCTGGTCTACCTCACCGCCGTCAGCGTGGCCGCCTCCGACACCATCGCCAGCGAGCTGGGGGTGCTCAGTCCCAAGACCCGGCTGATAACCTCCTTCCAGTCGGTCCCGGCGGGCACGGATGGAGGCGTGTCGATATATGGCACCGCGTGGGCTTTCGTAGGGGCCTTGGTGGCCTCGCTCGTCGGCTGGCTGGTCATCCTCAACTCCCTTCCTCTGGACCTCACCGTGCTAGTGCCCGTGATCTTCGGTTTCATAGGCTGCAACGTGGACAGCGTGATCGGGGCGACGTTGGAAAGAAGGGGTTATGTGGACAAGCTAGGCACGAACATCTCATCGATGGCGATAGGGACCTTAGCGGCGTTCCTGGTGGTCCTCTGGCTAGGGATCAGATAG
- a CDS encoding isopentenyl phosphate kinase, whose translation MMIVKLGGSVITRKDRYRSFRRAVTRRLAQEIADSGERVVLVHGAGSFGHLVAAQHNLDKGYSGTEQMPALSRVMQDVRDLNLRVMDVLENARLPAVSLPPAACASMKGGKLERLDVELFRKYMEMGALPVTFGDVVLDREMGFSICSGDQLIRRLAEEFWPKRVVFCADVDGVYSADPKKDREAKLLTTVDRSYLRTLSKRTSYVDVTGGMYGKLENMLAISSMGAEVMVINGFAEGRLSQALRGKKVIASKVVGD comes from the coding sequence ATGATGATAGTGAAGCTGGGTGGGAGCGTTATCACACGCAAGGACCGCTATCGCAGCTTCCGTCGGGCGGTCACCCGGCGTCTCGCCCAGGAGATCGCCGATTCGGGCGAGCGAGTGGTGCTGGTGCACGGAGCGGGTTCGTTCGGCCACTTGGTAGCGGCCCAGCACAACCTCGACAAAGGCTATTCCGGAACGGAGCAGATGCCTGCCCTCTCCCGGGTCATGCAGGACGTGCGAGACCTGAACCTGAGGGTGATGGACGTGCTCGAGAATGCGCGCCTACCGGCCGTCTCCTTGCCTCCGGCCGCCTGTGCCTCCATGAAAGGGGGAAAGCTCGAGCGCCTGGACGTCGAACTGTTTCGCAAGTACATGGAGATGGGCGCCCTGCCGGTGACCTTCGGGGACGTGGTCCTGGACCGGGAAATGGGGTTCAGCATCTGTTCTGGGGATCAGCTCATAAGGCGATTGGCCGAGGAGTTCTGGCCGAAGCGCGTGGTGTTCTGCGCGGACGTCGACGGGGTCTATTCCGCCGATCCCAAGAAGGACAGGGAAGCGAAATTGCTGACCACGGTCGATCGATCCTATCTGCGCACCCTGTCCAAGAGGACGAGCTATGTGGACGTCACCGGAGGCATGTATGGGAAGCTGGAGAACATGCTGGCGATATCCTCGATGGGCGCCGAGGTCATGGTCATCAACGGGTTCGCGGAAGGTAGGCTTTCGCAAGCCCTCCGAGGTAAGAAAGTGATCGCGTCGAAAGTGGTCGGAGACTGA
- the fni gene encoding type 2 isopentenyl-diphosphate Delta-isomerase encodes MKQIEKRKADHIEVTLDEDVSTGKNYWEEVKLVHCSLPEVDLNQVETSVEVFGKKLAFPLIVTAITGGYPKAKKINRNLAQACAELQIGMGIGSQRAGLEHGEEDSYSVMKDFDIPLRIGNIGAPQLIKQKGKRALDRTSIGRSMEMVDAHLLAVHMNFLQEVAQPEGDTKSAGCLDAIRSLAKEFPLLAKETGAGVSHEMAMRLRGIGMRGIDISGTGGTSFSAVEMYRAGRSGDARFEALGRTFRSWGIPAPVSTIWAQVGVPVIASGGVSSGLDVAKGIALGASCGGMARAVLKDALVSSEAVVERLRTVQAEFQAAMFLTDSRTVKELGSKKFILTGEVRDWIEQFEE; translated from the coding sequence ATGAAGCAGATCGAGAAGCGCAAGGCGGACCACATCGAGGTCACGCTGGACGAGGACGTATCCACGGGCAAGAACTACTGGGAGGAGGTCAAGCTGGTGCATTGCTCCTTGCCGGAGGTGGACCTAAACCAGGTCGAGACCTCGGTGGAAGTCTTCGGCAAGAAGCTGGCGTTCCCGCTCATCGTCACCGCCATCACCGGTGGCTATCCCAAGGCGAAGAAGATAAATCGCAACCTCGCGCAGGCGTGCGCAGAGCTGCAGATCGGCATGGGCATCGGCAGCCAGCGCGCCGGACTGGAACACGGCGAAGAGGATTCCTATTCGGTCATGAAGGACTTTGACATCCCCCTGCGCATAGGCAACATCGGAGCCCCCCAGCTAATCAAGCAAAAAGGCAAGCGAGCCTTGGATCGGACGAGCATCGGGCGATCGATGGAGATGGTGGACGCTCACCTACTGGCAGTGCACATGAACTTCCTGCAGGAAGTGGCGCAGCCGGAGGGCGACACCAAATCCGCCGGTTGCCTGGACGCCATCCGCTCCCTGGCGAAGGAATTCCCGCTCCTGGCGAAGGAAACGGGAGCGGGCGTCTCTCACGAGATGGCCATGCGCCTCCGGGGGATAGGGATGAGAGGCATCGACATCTCCGGTACAGGGGGAACGAGCTTCTCGGCCGTGGAGATGTACCGGGCGGGGAGATCGGGCGACGCACGATTCGAGGCCTTGGGACGCACCTTCCGCTCCTGGGGCATCCCTGCGCCCGTATCCACCATCTGGGCTCAGGTGGGCGTTCCCGTCATCGCATCGGGCGGTGTGAGCAGCGGTCTGGACGTCGCCAAGGGCATCGCTCTGGGGGCTTCCTGCGGAGGCATGGCCCGAGCGGTGCTCAAGGATGCCCTCGTTTCCAGCGAAGCGGTGGTCGAGCGCTTGCGGACCGTGCAGGCGGAGTTCCAAGCGGCCATGTTCCTGACCGATTCCAGGACGGTGAAGGAGCTAGGCAGCAAAAAGTTCATACTGACCGGAGAGGTCAGGGACTGGATCGAGCAGTTCGAGGAGTGA
- a CDS encoding PKD domain-containing protein yields the protein MDANGDQRCDILSLASVSQSASYWLQNNLMPKAVATADGVTNSYSKAEGQSIVFSGASSQDSYSDRSVLQYEWTLAPGDVQTGVSVTHSYSDDGVYLVSLKVTDRDGFRNWSNMTLIITDVAPNADFTYSPSSPFEGQTVTFNDASTTGPDPIDNWTWTVDGHTYYSQNIAYQFDSDGTYLVLLTVRDDDGDTNQRTKIVVASDTVPTAAFDFAPYTVNEGGSIDFTSESTYVWDPIINWTWNFDDGGVGYGSSIVHNYVHDGTFTVTLTVRDSDGSNSTSHQVKITDIAPLANFLFAPTDAIEGTNVTFNDTSYSYDGLTARLWDFGDGNSSTSRNITHMFAQNGSYSVKLKIWETDGNTSEMTKVVNVSDSSIQADFWFTPLQPVEGTQVTFHDNSSDYDEIVYWHWDFGDGNSSNGKDVTHVYAQNGTYQVKLSIRDQDGTEANITIPITISDTAPTASFTYAPLTICEGQTVWFNDTSVAYDGIASWYWSFGDNSYSTVRNITHIYQQNGTYQVKLSIRDQDGTEANITIPITISDTGPTASFTYAPLTICEGQTVWFNDTSVAYDGIASWYWDFGDGSHSDLRNATHAYGDNGTYLFSLLVTDRDGSTNSTSTSVSILDLGPQVYFSHTDPIEGVLAFFNDTSTTPVDPIVNWSWNFGDGHLAWGAKVTHAFNRTGSFLVALTIKDDDGSTNSTSKWMSVADVNPVAMFTFSPSSPTEKDTVAFTDTSTTFNQLVEWYWDLGDGSHSSLRNPTNAYSRNGTYHVTLWVQEIDGSNSSHSVELVILETNPTIVTVSLQPAKPSFNEDDSFQVYVYAIKAREDIIRYEWDFHYDGTFQVEAGGSTNHTGHVYPQAGSYQVAVRVWDDDAFSQSSSLQLLNVEVVNVQPHAQFSFRNESAQQVQFDASYSSDNVSDEPLLQFSWNFDDGGGFTAYSSQRIVIHSFPIDGMYNVTLRVRDDDGAWTIAYHKITLDRTVPTVTFDSNGGHATLNEAMTIAVNVTDNVGLASVWLHYKIDNGTEVTVQMTPVGTASHFEGQIPGVNHTATITYWVVAFDSSQNIRTTGQYQILVMAPQVAALQDSTWLWLVVLAALIIATLFYLRGVAAAVEEVFIIYEDGRLMAHQTRRLKPGMDDEILSSMLVAIQSFVKDSFKDESATHLARLDFGKKKILVEKGELVILAVVLHGDRVGKVPQRMKQVMQAMDEQYSPVIRNWDGDLEKVRGIKDMASPLLAGTRVKGRKKEMQAPATIECPACGASIAPESKTCPNCSADLESGNVDALEAVAKDISEEGKK from the coding sequence ATGGATGCGAACGGAGACCAACGCTGCGATATCCTTTCCCTAGCCTCAGTCTCGCAAAGCGCGAGCTACTGGTTGCAGAACAACCTCATGCCGAAGGCGGTTGCGACCGCCGATGGGGTCACCAACTCATATTCGAAAGCTGAAGGGCAGAGCATCGTTTTCTCCGGAGCCAGCAGCCAAGATTCGTATTCGGACAGGAGTGTACTGCAATACGAATGGACGTTAGCGCCTGGCGACGTGCAAACAGGTGTCAGTGTCACCCACAGCTACAGCGACGATGGCGTTTACCTCGTTTCACTCAAGGTCACAGATCGAGATGGCTTCCGCAATTGGTCAAACATGACTTTGATCATTACCGATGTCGCGCCCAACGCCGATTTCACCTACTCACCCAGCTCACCATTCGAAGGCCAGACGGTGACTTTCAACGACGCTTCGACCACCGGACCAGATCCAATCGACAACTGGACCTGGACCGTGGATGGGCACACTTATTACTCCCAGAACATCGCCTACCAGTTCGACTCCGACGGAACGTATCTTGTCTTGCTCACCGTAAGAGATGATGACGGCGACACCAACCAGCGAACAAAGATCGTTGTCGCGAGCGATACAGTGCCCACGGCAGCGTTCGACTTCGCGCCCTATACGGTGAACGAAGGCGGATCGATAGACTTCACCAGCGAATCGACTTATGTCTGGGATCCCATTATTAACTGGACTTGGAACTTCGACGACGGTGGGGTGGGATATGGAAGCTCGATCGTTCACAATTACGTGCATGATGGCACATTCACTGTCACGCTCACCGTCCGGGACTCGGACGGCAGCAACTCCACCTCGCACCAGGTCAAGATCACGGACATCGCTCCTCTGGCCAACTTCTTGTTCGCGCCCACCGATGCCATCGAGGGAACCAATGTCACCTTCAACGACACCTCCTACAGCTACGATGGTCTGACGGCCCGGCTTTGGGATTTCGGAGATGGCAACAGCTCGACCTCAAGGAACATCACCCACATGTTCGCTCAGAACGGGTCATACTCGGTCAAGCTGAAGATCTGGGAGACGGACGGCAACACCAGTGAAATGACCAAGGTCGTGAACGTCTCCGATTCATCCATCCAAGCGGACTTCTGGTTCACGCCACTGCAGCCTGTGGAAGGAACACAGGTCACGTTCCACGACAACTCCTCTGACTATGACGAGATCGTCTACTGGCATTGGGACTTCGGGGACGGCAACTCCTCCAACGGGAAGGATGTCACGCATGTCTACGCCCAGAACGGCACCTACCAGGTGAAGCTGAGCATCCGCGACCAGGATGGAACGGAGGCCAACATCACCATCCCGATCACGATCTCTGACACCGCGCCCACGGCTTCGTTCACCTATGCCCCCTTGACGATCTGCGAAGGCCAGACCGTCTGGTTCAACGATACCAGCGTCGCCTACGATGGCATCGCATCCTGGTACTGGAGCTTCGGCGACAACTCCTACTCCACCGTGCGGAACATCACTCACATCTACCAGCAGAACGGCACCTACCAGGTGAAGCTGAGCATCCGCGACCAGGATGGAACGGAGGCCAACATCACTATCCCGATCACGATCTCCGATACCGGGCCAACGGCCTCGTTCACCTATGCCCCCTTGACGATCTGCGAAGGCCAGACCGTCTGGTTCAACGACACCAGCGTCGCCTACGATGGCATCGCATCCTGGTACTGGGACTTCGGGGATGGGAGCCACTCGGACCTGAGGAACGCCACCCACGCATATGGCGACAATGGCACCTACCTATTCTCTCTGCTGGTGACCGACCGGGACGGCAGCACCAACTCCACTTCCACATCCGTCAGCATCCTAGACCTCGGGCCGCAGGTGTACTTCAGCCACACCGATCCAATCGAAGGGGTCCTAGCGTTCTTCAACGATACCTCGACCACACCAGTGGACCCGATCGTCAACTGGTCCTGGAACTTCGGGGACGGGCATTTGGCATGGGGAGCCAAGGTCACCCACGCCTTCAATCGCACCGGAAGCTTCCTTGTTGCGCTTACGATCAAGGACGACGACGGAAGCACGAACTCGACGAGCAAGTGGATGTCAGTGGCAGATGTGAACCCCGTCGCCATGTTCACGTTCTCGCCCAGCTCCCCGACGGAGAAGGATACTGTTGCATTCACGGACACATCCACCACCTTCAACCAGCTGGTCGAATGGTACTGGGACCTGGGGGATGGGAGCCATTCCAGCCTCAGGAACCCGACCAATGCCTACTCTCGAAACGGAACTTACCATGTCACCCTATGGGTGCAGGAGATCGACGGCTCTAACTCCTCTCATTCCGTAGAGCTGGTGATCCTCGAAACGAACCCCACCATCGTCACCGTGAGCCTCCAGCCAGCGAAGCCTAGCTTCAACGAGGACGATTCGTTCCAGGTGTACGTGTACGCGATCAAGGCACGAGAGGACATCATTCGGTACGAATGGGACTTCCACTATGATGGGACGTTCCAGGTGGAGGCGGGAGGGAGCACCAACCACACCGGCCACGTCTACCCTCAGGCCGGATCATATCAGGTGGCGGTGCGGGTGTGGGACGATGACGCCTTCTCGCAATCCTCGAGCTTGCAGCTACTGAACGTGGAGGTCGTGAACGTACAGCCGCATGCGCAATTCAGCTTCCGCAACGAAAGCGCGCAGCAGGTGCAGTTCGACGCCTCCTATTCCTCAGATAATGTCAGCGATGAACCTTTGCTCCAGTTCAGCTGGAACTTCGACGATGGTGGAGGATTCACCGCCTACTCATCGCAGCGCATCGTCATCCATTCCTTCCCGATCGATGGCATGTACAATGTAACGTTGAGAGTGCGCGACGACGATGGCGCTTGGACGATCGCTTACCACAAGATCACCCTCGATCGGACCGTGCCCACGGTCACCTTCGATTCGAATGGTGGCCACGCCACTCTCAACGAGGCGATGACGATAGCCGTCAACGTGACTGACAACGTAGGATTGGCCTCGGTCTGGCTGCACTACAAGATCGACAATGGAACCGAGGTGACGGTGCAGATGACCCCGGTCGGCACTGCCAGCCATTTCGAAGGGCAGATACCGGGGGTGAACCACACCGCCACCATCACCTATTGGGTGGTGGCCTTCGACAGCTCCCAGAACATCCGCACCACCGGACAGTACCAGATCCTGGTGATGGCTCCGCAAGTGGCCGCTTTGCAGGACAGCACCTGGCTGTGGCTTGTCGTCTTGGCGGCGCTGATAATCGCCACGCTGTTCTATCTTCGGGGCGTGGCGGCGGCGGTGGAGGAGGTCTTCATCATCTACGAGGACGGGAGGCTCATGGCCCATCAGACCCGCCGGCTCAAGCCAGGCATGGATGATGAGATACTATCCTCCATGCTCGTGGCCATCCAGAGCTTCGTCAAGGACTCGTTCAAGGACGAATCGGCCACGCACCTGGCACGCTTGGACTTCGGAAAGAAGAAGATCCTGGTGGAGAAGGGCGAGCTGGTGATCCTGGCGGTCGTTCTTCACGGGGATCGGGTGGGCAAGGTCCCGCAGCGCATGAAGCAGGTCATGCAGGCCATGGACGAGCAGTACAGCCCGGTCATTCGCAACTGGGACGGCGATCTGGAGAAGGTGCGCGGCATCAAGGACATGGCAAGCCCACTGCTGGCAGGAACCAGGGTCAAGGGCAGGAAGAAGGAGATGCAAGCGCCTGCCACCATAGAATGCCCGGCCTGCGGAGCGAGCATCGCCCCCGAGAGCAAGACCTGCCCCAACTGCTCCGCGGACCTGGAGAGCGGGAACGTGGACGCGCTGGAAGCGGTGGCCAAGGACATCTCCGAGGAAGGCAAGAAGTGA
- a CDS encoding zinc ribbon domain-containing protein translates to MASAFDEPGTIAVMVILLILLAIAVFFEVRFIRSRKSKGMDKVLIKDEAFNAIVCTKAVANTLRQRGERSKEADLLMVDAEAAYSRGDYLSAKTSADKAREALRHVKTDEASAVFDVAVTPEADEKDTREEACEVPFVETKKFPKDLLESKFMISSVQDSLQQAKFQGKDTSVAEDHLNQAQDFLGKCQYTDALRFAMKAKRSLEGGDTKEKAKADKPTLESRLEPAPKPKTDYCRNCNTLVDEGDTFCRRCGEKMVKVPRCPGCADEVGPDDVFCRKCGTQLRSLFSCPVCQTEVGETDERCPKCHTHLG, encoded by the coding sequence ATGGCTTCGGCGTTCGATGAGCCCGGAACGATAGCCGTCATGGTCATCTTGCTGATACTCCTGGCGATAGCGGTGTTCTTCGAGGTCCGCTTCATCCGTTCTCGAAAGTCCAAGGGCATGGACAAGGTCTTGATCAAGGACGAGGCCTTCAATGCCATCGTCTGCACCAAGGCGGTGGCCAACACCCTCCGGCAAAGGGGAGAGCGATCGAAAGAGGCTGACCTCCTGATGGTCGACGCTGAAGCCGCCTATTCACGAGGCGACTACCTCTCAGCCAAGACCAGCGCCGACAAGGCAAGGGAGGCGCTCCGACACGTGAAGACGGATGAAGCCTCGGCGGTCTTCGACGTGGCGGTGACCCCCGAGGCCGACGAGAAAGACACCCGGGAGGAGGCTTGCGAGGTTCCATTCGTTGAGACAAAAAAGTTCCCCAAGGACTTGCTGGAGAGCAAGTTCATGATCTCCTCGGTCCAAGACTCGCTGCAACAGGCTAAGTTCCAAGGGAAGGACACCTCGGTGGCAGAGGATCATCTGAACCAGGCGCAGGATTTCCTTGGGAAATGCCAATACACCGATGCACTGCGTTTCGCCATGAAGGCCAAGAGATCCCTGGAAGGCGGGGATACCAAGGAGAAGGCGAAGGCTGACAAACCCACGCTAGAGTCCAGGCTGGAGCCGGCACCCAAGCCCAAGACCGATTACTGCCGCAATTGCAATACCTTGGTGGACGAGGGCGACACCTTCTGCCGCCGCTGCGGTGAGAAGATGGTCAAGGTGCCTCGCTGTCCCGGTTGCGCGGATGAGGTAGGGCCGGATGACGTGTTCTGTCGCAAGTGCGGAACGCAGCTTCGATCATTATTCTCGTGCCCTGTCTGCCAGACAGAGGTGGGCGAAACGGACGAGCGCTGTCCTAAATGCCATACGCATCTGGGCTGA